One Pseudomonas sp. HOU2 genomic window carries:
- a CDS encoding DUF3772 domain-containing protein — protein MRNTLKSLFFFALLLLAAGSSLVWGADLPAPSATTAAPLVEVSQSDLQALQLRLDGLKQQISAANNYNQLEGPQDRVQTFILDVDRLSASLLPQQAQLAVQLGVLGAAPDTQIAAEQAEIAAQRALLSEQKNKVDATLKSLAALKQSAAELITQIAGIRRTLLESELTLRTDSILSPAFWSPLVAPEPDDRQRLKFFIDQVSVTWATVWAPGQRFFTCVLVLLALVFWTLGRRLAERGLTWLCIHRMPEGRLRRSALAFASALATLGTTAIALHLLFYACTRHEPLTPMLQTFSEEFEKAVYACVLITALSRALLSTQHPSWRLPAMADSVALALQPYPRILAATLLVLVTLVQVSNATGMSSQIVIAQRGVIAIVVIVILVPLLWRVGKVRKALISANEPETGSTFAGAIYSIATVCMCISALALLTGYVSLARFVTYELVWAYIVLAGFYLLVQVVKDACEYLFSPRYSAGKTLKQTLGMGDRRLEQISIVLSGASRAGLLLLAVITLFVGGIGTTFGQLTSNVMGILGGAGLRKLNIVPAHLINAVLALLIGIYLIRALRRWLDNEFLPKTDMDPGMCASLSTLFSNIGYATVILLTLSSLGVRWTNLAWIVSALSVGIGFGLQEIVKNFVSGLILLTERPVKVGDLISISGVEGDIRRINVRATEIQLSDRSIVIVPNSQLISQNLRNVTLGGSAQGVASLELMFPLDIDPEQVKELLLNTYRENENILDKPASYVRFSKLSPDGITLTVTGYVGSPRIVGGTKSDLLFEILKRLGDAGIALAKPAATP, from the coding sequence ATGCGCAACACATTGAAGTCTTTGTTTTTTTTCGCGCTGCTCCTGCTCGCTGCGGGCAGTTCGTTGGTGTGGGGGGCGGATTTGCCGGCGCCCTCGGCGACCACTGCTGCGCCGCTGGTGGAGGTCTCGCAAAGTGATCTGCAAGCCCTGCAACTGCGCCTCGACGGGCTGAAGCAGCAGATTTCCGCTGCCAACAACTACAACCAGCTCGAAGGTCCGCAAGATCGGGTGCAGACCTTTATTCTGGATGTCGATCGGTTGTCGGCATCGTTGTTGCCGCAGCAGGCGCAACTGGCGGTGCAACTGGGGGTGCTCGGCGCGGCGCCGGATACGCAGATTGCCGCCGAACAGGCGGAAATCGCCGCGCAAAGGGCATTGCTCAGCGAGCAGAAAAACAAGGTCGATGCCACGCTCAAAAGCCTTGCCGCGCTCAAACAAAGCGCCGCCGAGCTGATCACGCAAATCGCCGGCATCCGCCGCACACTGCTCGAAAGCGAACTGACGCTGCGCACCGACAGCATCCTGAGCCCGGCCTTCTGGTCGCCATTGGTGGCGCCGGAGCCGGACGATCGCCAGCGCCTGAAGTTTTTCATCGATCAGGTCAGCGTCACCTGGGCCACAGTCTGGGCACCGGGACAGCGCTTTTTCACCTGCGTGCTGGTGCTGCTCGCTCTGGTTTTCTGGACGCTCGGCCGCCGACTCGCCGAGCGCGGGCTGACCTGGCTGTGCATCCACCGCATGCCGGAGGGGCGCCTGCGCCGCAGCGCGCTGGCGTTCGCCTCGGCGCTGGCGACCCTTGGCACCACGGCCATCGCCCTGCATCTGCTGTTCTACGCCTGCACCCGTCACGAACCGCTGACGCCCATGCTGCAGACTTTTTCCGAGGAGTTTGAAAAAGCCGTTTACGCCTGCGTCCTGATCACCGCGCTGAGCCGCGCGTTGCTGTCGACCCAGCATCCTTCATGGCGGCTGCCGGCGATGGCCGACTCAGTGGCACTGGCGCTCCAGCCCTATCCACGGATTCTCGCCGCCACCCTGCTGGTGCTGGTGACCCTGGTGCAAGTCAGCAACGCCACCGGCATGAGCAGCCAGATCGTGATCGCCCAGCGCGGAGTGATCGCCATCGTGGTGATCGTGATTCTGGTGCCGCTGCTGTGGCGCGTCGGCAAAGTGCGCAAGGCGCTGATCAGCGCCAATGAACCGGAGACCGGCAGCACGTTTGCCGGGGCGATCTACAGCATTGCCACGGTGTGCATGTGCATATCGGCGCTAGCCTTGCTCACCGGCTACGTGTCGCTGGCCCGCTTCGTCACCTATGAATTGGTCTGGGCCTATATCGTGCTGGCCGGGTTCTATCTGCTGGTTCAAGTGGTCAAGGACGCCTGCGAATACCTGTTCTCGCCGCGCTACTCGGCCGGCAAGACCCTCAAGCAGACTCTGGGCATGGGCGACCGGCGGCTGGAGCAGATTTCGATTGTACTGTCCGGTGCCAGCCGCGCCGGGCTGTTGCTGCTGGCGGTGATCACCCTGTTCGTCGGCGGCATCGGCACCACGTTCGGGCAACTGACCAGCAACGTCATGGGCATTCTCGGTGGCGCCGGGTTGCGCAAGCTGAACATCGTCCCGGCGCATCTGATCAATGCCGTGCTGGCGTTGCTGATCGGCATCTACCTGATCCGCGCTTTGCGCCGTTGGCTCGACAATGAATTCCTGCCCAAGACCGACATGGATCCGGGCATGTGCGCGTCGTTGAGCACACTCTTTTCCAACATTGGTTATGCCACGGTCATCCTCCTGACCTTATCGTCGCTGGGCGTGCGCTGGACCAATCTGGCGTGGATCGTCAGTGCGCTCTCGGTGGGGATCGGTTTCGGTTTGCAGGAGATCGTCAAGAACTTCGTCTCCGGGCTGATCCTGCTCACCGAACGGCCGGTCAAGGTCGGCGACCTGATCAGCATCAGCGGCGTCGAAGGCGATATCCGCCGGATCAACGTGCGCGCCACGGAAATCCAGCTCAGCGACCGCTCCATCGTGATCGTGCCCAACTCGCAACTGATCTCGCAGAACCTGCGCAACGTCACCCTCGGCGGCAGCGCCCAGGGGGTGGCAAGCCTGGAGCTGATGTTCCCGCTGGACATCGACCCCGAACAGGTCAAGGAACTGCTGCTGAACACCTACCGGGAAAACGAAAACATCCTCGACAAACCGGCGTCGTACGTGCGCTTCAGCAAGCTGTCGCCCGATGGCATCACCTTGACAGTAACCGGCTACGTCGGCAGCCCACGGATCGTCGGCGGGACCAAGAGTGATCTGCTGTTCGAGATTCTCAAGCGGCTGGGGGATGCGGGGATTGCGTTGGCGAAACCCGCCGCCACGCCGTAG
- a CDS encoding acyl-CoA dehydrogenase family protein, producing MLNAALIQWLEHNAQALDAGDGDPQQVLTQLAQAGVLRVGISPVLGGSGGHVSDAVEVLANVASHSLAAAFVFWGQRAFIEYLLHSPNAALREKLLPALLSGELAGATGLSNAMKYLSGIEALQVRAANSADGWTLNGRLHWVTNLRKSGFVVAAAIEHEEGGSPFVLAIADDAAGVKRSADLQLMGLQSSNTAAIDFTQVAVGREWLLHDDARKFLPAVRPAFLGLQCGMAIGLARRALAEVEGHLQDGRSILLEPLQEQREQLAQTVDALKQGLHDGRFLSQPGALFQIRIALAESAANAVQLELQSSGGKAYLTEHGSGFARRWRESAFVPIVTPSLVQLRAELQRQKREATA from the coding sequence ATGCTCAATGCGGCATTGATTCAATGGCTGGAACACAACGCTCAGGCACTGGATGCGGGCGACGGCGATCCGCAGCAGGTTTTGACGCAACTGGCGCAGGCCGGGGTGCTGCGGGTCGGTATCAGCCCGGTACTGGGCGGCAGCGGTGGCCACGTCAGCGATGCGGTGGAAGTGCTGGCGAACGTCGCCAGCCATTCATTGGCGGCGGCGTTTGTGTTCTGGGGCCAACGGGCCTTTATCGAATACCTGCTGCACAGCCCCAACGCTGCGCTGAGGGAAAAACTGCTGCCGGCGTTGCTCAGCGGCGAACTGGCCGGGGCCACCGGTTTGTCCAACGCGATGAAGTACCTGTCCGGCATCGAGGCACTGCAAGTGCGCGCCGCCAACTCCGCCGATGGCTGGACCTTGAACGGGCGCCTGCACTGGGTGACCAATCTGCGCAAAAGCGGTTTTGTGGTCGCGGCTGCAATCGAGCACGAGGAGGGCGGTTCACCGTTCGTGCTGGCGATCGCCGATGACGCTGCCGGCGTAAAACGTTCCGCCGATCTGCAACTGATGGGGCTGCAATCGAGCAACACCGCTGCGATCGATTTCACGCAAGTGGCGGTCGGACGCGAATGGCTGCTGCATGACGACGCGCGCAAGTTTCTGCCAGCAGTGCGCCCGGCGTTTCTCGGCTTGCAATGCGGCATGGCGATTGGTCTGGCGCGACGGGCGCTGGCCGAGGTCGAAGGGCATTTGCAGGACGGTCGTTCGATCCTGCTGGAGCCGTTGCAGGAGCAGCGCGAGCAACTGGCGCAGACCGTCGACGCGCTCAAGCAAGGCCTGCACGACGGGCGCTTCCTCTCCCAGCCGGGCGCGTTGTTCCAGATCCGCATCGCGCTGGCCGAATCCGCCGCCAACGCCGTGCAACTGGAACTGCAATCCAGCGGTGGCAAAGCCTACCTGACCGAGCACGGCAGCGGTTTCGCCCGGCGCTGGCGCGAGTCGGCGTTCGTGCCGATCGTCACCCCGAGCCTGGTGCAACTGCGCGCCGAATTGCAGCGGCAGAAACGGGAAGCGACGGCATGA
- a CDS encoding ABC transporter substrate-binding protein → MCLDDFTHTRRDFLKLSALLTAGGALPLLNSLNARAASEPNAPVRIGYLPITDATPLLVAHNNGLFEAEGIQAERPVLLRSWAQVIEAFISGQVNVIHLLSPMTVWARYGSKVPAKVVAWNHVGGSGLTVASGITEVKQLGGQSVAIPFWYSIHNVVVQQLFRDHGLVPVSKSASAALAPNEVNLLVLPPSDMPPALASKRIAGYIVAEPFNALAEELKVGRVQRFTGDVWRNHACCVVFMHEQDLNNRPEWSQKVVNAIVKAQVWTRDNRAEAAKLLSKDGENRYTPHAQPVLDRVLAPATSDREQYMASGAIQHSHWDEQRIDFQPYPFPSYTEELVKRLKDTLIEGDKGFLAGLDPQQTAKDLVDDRFVRNAIAAVGGMQTFGLPESFERSEEFSL, encoded by the coding sequence ATGTGCCTGGATGACTTCACTCACACACGTCGTGACTTCCTCAAACTCAGCGCGCTGCTGACCGCTGGCGGCGCGTTGCCGTTGCTCAACAGCCTCAACGCCCGCGCCGCGTCCGAGCCGAACGCGCCAGTGCGCATCGGTTATCTGCCGATCACCGACGCCACGCCGTTGCTGGTCGCGCACAACAACGGCCTGTTCGAAGCCGAAGGGATTCAGGCCGAGCGCCCGGTGCTGCTGCGCAGTTGGGCGCAGGTGATCGAGGCGTTCATTTCCGGGCAGGTCAACGTGATTCACCTGCTGTCGCCGATGACCGTGTGGGCGCGTTACGGCAGCAAGGTACCGGCCAAGGTCGTGGCGTGGAACCACGTCGGCGGCTCCGGCCTGACCGTGGCGTCGGGCATCACCGAGGTCAAGCAACTCGGCGGGCAATCGGTGGCGATTCCGTTCTGGTATTCGATTCATAACGTGGTGGTGCAGCAGCTGTTTCGCGATCACGGTCTGGTGCCGGTGAGCAAATCCGCGAGCGCCGCGTTGGCGCCGAACGAAGTCAATCTGCTGGTGCTGCCGCCTTCGGACATGCCGCCCGCCCTGGCGAGCAAACGCATCGCCGGCTACATCGTTGCCGAGCCGTTCAACGCCCTGGCTGAGGAACTCAAGGTTGGCCGCGTGCAGCGCTTTACCGGCGACGTCTGGCGCAATCACGCCTGCTGCGTGGTGTTCATGCATGAGCAGGATCTGAACAACCGTCCCGAGTGGTCGCAGAAAGTGGTCAACGCGATCGTCAAGGCGCAGGTCTGGACCCGCGACAACCGCGCCGAGGCGGCGAAACTGCTGTCCAAGGACGGCGAAAATCGCTACACGCCGCACGCGCAACCGGTGCTCGACCGGGTGTTGGCGCCGGCCACCAGCGACCGCGAGCAGTATATGGCCAGCGGCGCGATCCAGCACAGCCATTGGGACGAGCAGCGCATCGACTTTCAGCCGTATCCATTTCCCAGCTACACCGAAGAGCTGGTCAAGCGTCTGAAGGACACGCTGATCGAGGGCGACAAGGGTTTCCTCGCCGGCCTCGATCCGCAGCAAACCGCTAAAGATCTGGTGGATGACCGCTTCGTGCGCAATGCCATCGCGGCGGTGGGCGGCATGCAGACTTTCGGCTTGCCGGAAAGCTTCGAACGCAGCGAGGAGTTCAGCCTCTGA
- a CDS encoding response regulator, translated as MRILLVEDDLMIGEAIEAALKEASYATDWVKNGLTALAALDTQTYDLVLLDLGLPGKDGLDVLDAIRARNNPVPLLIITARDGLDDRLRGLDGGADDFLLKPFAMAELLARMRAVLRRRGGNAQSLLDNGEVSLNLVSKQASTAQVAEVQLSSREFALLQALLIRPGAILSRSELEDRIYGWGNEVESNAVEFLIHSLRRKLGNHVIRNVRGMGWMVSKGV; from the coding sequence ATGCGGATTCTGCTGGTCGAAGATGACCTGATGATTGGCGAAGCCATCGAGGCGGCGCTCAAGGAAGCGAGCTACGCCACCGACTGGGTGAAAAACGGCCTCACCGCACTGGCGGCGCTGGACACCCAGACCTACGACCTGGTGTTGCTCGACCTCGGCCTGCCCGGCAAGGACGGGCTCGATGTGCTGGATGCCATTCGTGCGCGCAACAACCCCGTGCCATTGCTGATTATCACCGCCCGCGATGGCCTCGATGACCGGCTGCGCGGCCTCGATGGCGGCGCGGATGACTTCCTGCTCAAACCCTTCGCCATGGCCGAGTTGCTGGCACGCATGCGCGCGGTATTGCGCCGGCGCGGCGGTAACGCGCAATCGTTGCTGGACAACGGCGAGGTGTCGTTAAACCTGGTCTCGAAGCAAGCCTCTACCGCGCAAGTCGCCGAAGTGCAGCTTTCCAGCCGCGAGTTTGCGCTGTTGCAGGCGTTGTTGATTCGCCCGGGGGCGATTCTCTCGCGCAGCGAACTTGAGGACCGGATTTACGGTTGGGGCAACGAAGTGGAAAGCAACGCGGTGGAGTTTTTGATCCATTCGCTGCGGCGCAAACTGGGCAACCATGTCATCAGGAATGTCAGGGGGATGGGATGGATGGTTTCAAAGGGCGTTTGA
- a CDS encoding carboxymuconolactone decarboxylase family protein yields the protein MSRVTLHTVQSAPEAARPFLENAQKNSGFIPNLLAVLANAPAALETYVTVSALNGKSELSLAEREVVQLIAATNHGCDFCVAGHTAVALNKAKLPPEVVSALREKATVPVEKLETLAAFAREVIATRGKVSDQTFNQFKAAGYTEGNALEVILGISLATLCNFANVFADTPLNPELAAYRA from the coding sequence ATGTCGCGCGTCACTCTACACACCGTGCAAAGCGCTCCCGAAGCCGCCAGACCGTTCCTGGAAAATGCGCAGAAAAACTCCGGATTCATTCCGAACCTGTTGGCCGTGCTGGCCAATGCCCCGGCCGCGCTGGAAACCTACGTTACGGTATCGGCGCTCAATGGCAAGTCCGAACTCAGCCTGGCCGAGCGCGAAGTGGTGCAACTGATTGCCGCGACCAACCATGGTTGCGATTTCTGTGTCGCAGGTCATACCGCCGTGGCGCTGAATAAGGCCAAACTGCCGCCGGAAGTGGTCAGTGCGCTGCGTGAGAAAGCCACTGTGCCCGTGGAAAAACTGGAAACCCTGGCCGCGTTTGCCCGCGAGGTGATTGCTACCCGGGGCAAGGTCAGCGATCAGACCTTCAACCAGTTCAAGGCCGCCGGCTACACCGAAGGCAATGCCCTGGAAGTGATCCTCGGCATCAGCCTGGCGACCCTGTGCAACTTCGCCAACGTGTTTGCCGACACGCCGCTCAACCCTGAGCTGGCAGCGTATCGCGCGTAA
- a CDS encoding ABC transporter permease, which produces MRQRSSSTVHGLLGVAGLLCLLLLWWLGVHVFGGNDSLALRFSPEATLGSLGELLLRPELYEHVLVSLKRIVVGLLLALLIGVPLGLMIGSYRHLEAATTPAFQFLRMISPLSWMPVVVMLLGVGDQPIYFLLTFAAVWPILLNTVAGVRQLDPRWLQLSRSLSATRWETLRKVILPGVLGHVLTGVRLSIGILWIVLVPCEMLGVSAGLGYFILDTRDRLAYSELMAMVLLIGVLGFALDALARWLHRRWAPA; this is translated from the coding sequence ATGCGTCAGCGATCTTCATCGACCGTGCACGGTTTGTTGGGCGTAGCAGGGCTGTTGTGCCTGTTGCTGCTGTGGTGGCTGGGCGTACACGTGTTCGGAGGCAATGACAGCCTGGCGCTGCGCTTTTCACCCGAGGCAACCCTGGGCAGCCTCGGCGAACTGCTGTTGCGCCCGGAGCTGTACGAGCATGTGCTGGTCAGCCTGAAACGGATTGTGGTCGGCCTGCTGCTGGCATTGCTGATCGGCGTGCCGCTGGGCCTGATGATCGGCAGCTACCGGCATCTGGAGGCGGCGACCACGCCGGCGTTTCAGTTTCTGCGGATGATCTCGCCGTTGTCGTGGATGCCGGTGGTGGTGATGCTGCTGGGCGTTGGCGATCAGCCGATCTATTTTCTGCTGACCTTCGCTGCGGTGTGGCCGATCCTGCTCAACACCGTGGCCGGCGTGCGCCAACTCGACCCGCGCTGGCTGCAACTCAGTCGCAGCCTCAGTGCCACCCGTTGGGAAACCCTGCGCAAAGTGATTCTGCCCGGCGTGCTCGGCCATGTGCTGACCGGCGTGCGGCTGTCGATCGGCATTCTGTGGATCGTGCTGGTGCCGTGCGAAATGCTCGGGGTCAGCGCGGGGCTGGGCTACTTCATTCTCGATACGCGAGATCGACTGGCGTATTCGGAGCTGATGGCGATGGTGCTGCTGATCGGTGTGCTGGGCTTTGCGCTGGATGCGTTGGCGCGCTGGCTGCATCGGCGCTGGGCGCCGGCCTGA
- a CDS encoding ABC transporter ATP-binding protein, with protein MTAALLEAQGISLGYPREQGWHTVLEHFDLQLQPGEVVTILGPSGVGKSSLLRVLAGLQAPQQGRVSLLGEPLTGAHPRVAVAFQDPSLLPWLTLEKNVAFGLDFARQPHLTAEQRKARIDHAIAAVGLEHARSQHPAQLSGGMAQRTALARCLARQPQVLLLDEPFGALDEITRADMQQLLLLLIAEHHTAAVLITHDIDEALLLSERILLLGNSPAHILGEWRIDLPQPRAELVEELGALRIDILKTLRRASRNPLIQPVPATSEIDHVPG; from the coding sequence ATGACCGCAGCGTTGCTGGAAGCGCAGGGCATCAGCCTCGGCTACCCGCGAGAGCAGGGCTGGCACACCGTGCTGGAACACTTCGACCTGCAATTGCAGCCCGGTGAAGTGGTGACGATTCTTGGCCCCAGCGGTGTCGGCAAGTCCAGCCTGCTACGGGTGCTGGCCGGTTTGCAGGCGCCGCAACAGGGCCGGGTGAGCCTGCTTGGCGAGCCACTGACCGGCGCGCATCCACGGGTGGCGGTGGCGTTTCAGGACCCGAGCCTGTTGCCGTGGCTGACCCTGGAAAAGAACGTCGCCTTCGGCCTCGACTTCGCCCGCCAGCCGCACCTGACGGCCGAGCAGCGCAAGGCGCGGATCGACCACGCGATTGCTGCGGTCGGCCTCGAACATGCGCGCTCGCAGCATCCGGCGCAATTGTCCGGCGGCATGGCCCAACGCACCGCGTTGGCCCGTTGTCTGGCCCGTCAGCCGCAGGTGCTGTTGCTCGATGAACCGTTCGGCGCGCTGGATGAAATCACCCGCGCCGACATGCAGCAGTTGCTCCTGCTATTGATCGCCGAGCACCACACCGCGGCCGTGTTGATCACCCACGACATCGACGAAGCCCTGCTGCTCTCCGAGCGGATTCTGCTACTGGGTAACAGCCCGGCGCACATCCTCGGCGAGTGGCGCATCGACCTGCCTCAGCCGCGTGCCGAGCTGGTCGAGGAACTGGGCGCGCTGCGCATCGACATCCTCAAAACCCTTCGGCGGGCGAGCCGCAACCCCCTCATTCAACCTGTGCCCGCTACGTCGGAGATTGACCATGTGCCTGGATGA